GGCGGCGGGGCCCGCCGCACACGACGCGGCACCCGCCGCCTGACTGTTGCCCTACATACCCAAGCTTCAGAAGTCGCAGCGGCGCGATGAATCGCGGCCCTACTCCGCCAGCAGGGCCTTGATGTCGTCCTTGACCTGGGCTGAGGTGGCGTCGGGCCCGAGGGAATACCGCAGGATGCCCTTGCGGTCAATGATCCGCACCTGGGGGATGGGCACGATCGCGACGTCCCCGAAGAAGGCCTTGTGGGTCTTGTCGTCCAGCGCCGCCAGGGGGATGTCGAAGCCCTCGGGACGCCAGCCTTTGATCTCGGCCTCGCTGTCCCCGTTGGACAGCGCCAGGAACTCCACGCCCTGCTTGCCCAACTCGTAGGCCGCATCGTCGTAGTCGCGCAGGTGCTCTACGCACGGCTTGCAGTACGTCGCCCAGAAGTCCACCACCAGGATCTTGCCGGCGTAGTCCTTGAGGCTGTGCGTCTTGCCGTCAATGTCCGTGACGGTGAAGTCCGGGGCCCTCTTCCCCACACCGTCGGCCTGCGCTCCCGCCTGCGTGGACGGCGGAGGCGTCACGGGCGCCGCTACGGGCGGCGTCTGCGCTGTGGGGCCTGCTGTTTGCCTGCACCCTCCTACCAGCACCAGCACGGCCAGAACTGCGACTGCAAACACGGGAAGCTTGCTCCACATGGTCACCCTCCACCCCCCGTCTAGTGCGTCCCCGTATGCCCGAACCCCCCGGCTCCGCGCGCGGTCTCGTCGAGCACCTCGACCAGGGCCAGCTCGGCGCGGCTGACCGGGGCGATGACGAGTTGCGCGATGCGGTCCCCCCGGTTGATGGTGAACGGCTCCTGGGAGATGTTCACGAGCCCCACGCACAGCGGCCCGCGGTAG
This sequence is a window from bacterium. Protein-coding genes within it:
- a CDS encoding peroxiredoxin family protein, translated to MWSKLPVFAVAVLAVLVLVGGCRQTAGPTAQTPPVAAPVTPPPSTQAGAQADGVGKRAPDFTVTDIDGKTHSLKDYAGKILVVDFWATYCKPCVEHLRDYDDAAYELGKQGVEFLALSNGDSEAEIKGWRPEGFDIPLAALDDKTHKAFFGDVAIVPIPQVRIIDRKGILRYSLGPDATSAQVKDDIKALLAE